In one Corallococcus sp. EGB genomic region, the following are encoded:
- the glyQ gene encoding glycine--tRNA ligase subunit alpha, which produces MYFQDLILTLQKHWADQGCIVTQSYDTEVGAGTMAPYTFLRALGPEPWNVAYVQPSRRPADGRFGENPNRLFQHHQFQVILKPAPKNVQELYLESLRKVGMDPLEHDIRFVEDDWESPTLGAWGLGWEVWCDGMEVTQFTYFQQCGGFDCRPVAAELTYGLERLIMYLQNVENVYDIEWVKGVKYREVFHANEVEMSKYALHESDPQMLFSLFDAYEKECKRLIERHLPLPAYDYALKCSHTFNLLDARGAISVTERANFIKRVRDNARLCAEGYLQMRERLGYPLTKTPWTVGEQPPVLEGKPASDYWKTVQLNKPVEKKEKAEVSRGA; this is translated from the coding sequence ATGTATTTCCAGGACCTCATCCTCACGCTCCAGAAGCACTGGGCCGACCAGGGATGCATCGTCACCCAGTCGTACGACACGGAAGTCGGCGCGGGCACGATGGCCCCGTACACGTTCCTGCGCGCGCTCGGTCCCGAGCCCTGGAACGTCGCCTACGTGCAGCCCTCGCGGCGCCCCGCCGACGGCCGCTTCGGTGAGAACCCGAACCGCCTGTTCCAGCACCACCAGTTCCAGGTCATCCTCAAGCCCGCCCCCAAGAACGTCCAGGAGCTGTACCTGGAGTCGCTCCGGAAGGTGGGGATGGATCCCCTGGAGCACGACATCCGCTTCGTCGAGGACGACTGGGAGTCCCCCACGCTGGGCGCCTGGGGCCTGGGCTGGGAGGTGTGGTGCGACGGGATGGAGGTGACGCAGTTCACCTACTTCCAGCAGTGCGGCGGCTTCGACTGCCGCCCCGTGGCCGCGGAGCTGACGTACGGGCTCGAGCGCCTGATCATGTACCTGCAGAACGTGGAGAACGTCTACGACATCGAGTGGGTCAAGGGCGTGAAGTACCGCGAGGTCTTCCACGCGAACGAAGTGGAGATGAGCAAGTACGCCCTCCACGAGTCCGACCCGCAGATGCTCTTCTCGCTGTTCGACGCGTACGAGAAGGAGTGCAAGCGGCTCATCGAGCGCCACCTGCCGCTGCCCGCGTACGACTACGCGCTGAAGTGCTCGCACACGTTCAACCTGCTGGACGCGCGCGGCGCCATCTCCGTCACCGAGCGCGCCAACTTCATCAAGCGCGTGCGTGACAACGCGCGCCTGTGCGCGGAGGGCTACCTGCAGATGCGCGAGCGTCTGGGCTACCCGCTGACGAAGACGCCGTGGACCGTGGGCGAGCAGCCGCCGGTGCTGGAGGGCAAGCCCGCCAGCGACTACTGGAAGACGGTGCAGCTCAACAAGCCGGTGGAGAAGAAGGAGAAGGCGGAGGTGTCCCGTGGCGCGTGA
- a CDS encoding serine/threonine-protein kinase codes for MSMQGGAGEDPDRGRRIGKYEILTRLSMGGMAELFLAYTSGPGGFRKFVAVKQILPDIKKDDQFVKMFLDEARITAAFSHANIGQVFDLGEEDGELYLAMEFLPGQNLEQVVKMAARRNYTLPLGFSARVMRDTCLGLHYAHHFMDPSGRPVAVVHRDVSPKNVMITYDGVVKVIDFGIAKARGKLGRTQVGTVKGTSGYMSPEQVRNKDLDGRSDQFSTGVMFHELLTGQRLFNAPGEAAVMMQIVDGEIPAPRSLNGAVPEALEAVVLKSLSRDTAQRFGTCREMARAIEATLGSELFDEDQMAAVMGELFEEKRQKTRTLLELASRAEDARVSEAAGALQAEEGSVQAAAAPTAQVKSPHAEAPPADTAQSPKPTPARRAATESATPGPRATPRPAADAIDARASRVNTPTVTPRAQRPSDAAPIPRVVRPPPDAARPSRARPGTRPEPAEARGASQPEGLMDPPSELQTRRFPARPARNSARASRHAEEEGAEAPPPATPAREGSGWGMRLFLLVLLGGVAYLATLEPVRRVFMPAYESAKQWVQAELDPPPPVDPAANGQWPPKPSGPPPGFAQKTAPEPEKAPEVAPSPPSEPVVETTAADAKKAPGSKGSHKARPAGASAAPAVAEKPAVAKAETRPAKPEAPEPITTVTQEANPEVLDTSTSKGAAKAGLGWLTLYTVPKNAAVFDGATQLGTSPLSKFPLPVGTYRLRVVDPQDPGGTSKLLSAPIRPGEVTKLQIRLADLPAYAD; via the coding sequence ATGAGCATGCAGGGAGGCGCCGGAGAAGATCCCGACCGGGGGCGGCGCATCGGAAAATACGAGATCCTCACCCGACTCTCGATGGGAGGGATGGCGGAGCTGTTCCTCGCGTACACCTCCGGCCCCGGTGGCTTCCGCAAGTTCGTGGCGGTGAAGCAGATCCTCCCCGACATCAAGAAGGACGATCAGTTCGTCAAGATGTTCCTCGACGAGGCGCGCATCACCGCGGCCTTCTCGCACGCGAACATCGGACAGGTGTTCGACCTGGGGGAGGAGGACGGCGAGCTGTACCTCGCCATGGAGTTCCTGCCGGGCCAGAACCTGGAGCAGGTGGTGAAGATGGCGGCGCGGCGCAACTACACGCTGCCGCTGGGCTTCAGCGCGCGCGTGATGCGCGACACGTGCCTGGGCCTGCACTACGCCCACCACTTCATGGATCCGTCGGGCCGTCCCGTGGCGGTGGTGCACCGCGACGTGTCCCCGAAGAACGTGATGATCACCTACGACGGCGTCGTGAAGGTGATCGACTTCGGCATCGCCAAGGCGCGCGGCAAGCTGGGGCGCACGCAGGTGGGCACCGTGAAGGGGACCAGCGGGTACATGTCCCCGGAGCAGGTGCGCAACAAGGACCTGGACGGCCGCAGCGACCAGTTCTCCACGGGCGTGATGTTCCACGAACTGCTGACCGGTCAGCGCCTGTTCAACGCCCCGGGCGAGGCCGCCGTGATGATGCAGATCGTGGACGGGGAGATCCCCGCGCCGCGCTCGCTCAACGGTGCCGTGCCGGAGGCCCTGGAAGCGGTGGTGCTCAAGTCGCTGTCGCGCGACACCGCCCAGCGCTTCGGCACGTGCCGGGAGATGGCGCGCGCCATCGAGGCCACGCTGGGCTCCGAGCTGTTCGACGAAGACCAGATGGCCGCCGTCATGGGCGAGCTCTTCGAGGAGAAGCGCCAGAAGACGCGCACGCTCCTGGAGCTGGCCAGCCGCGCCGAGGACGCCCGCGTCAGCGAGGCCGCCGGCGCGCTCCAGGCGGAGGAGGGGAGTGTTCAGGCCGCCGCGGCGCCCACCGCGCAGGTGAAGTCGCCGCACGCGGAGGCCCCGCCCGCGGACACCGCGCAGTCTCCCAAGCCCACGCCCGCCCGCCGCGCCGCGACCGAGTCCGCGACGCCCGGCCCTCGCGCGACGCCGCGTCCCGCCGCGGACGCCATTGATGCCCGTGCGTCGCGTGTCAACACGCCCACCGTGACGCCACGAGCGCAGCGTCCCTCGGACGCGGCGCCCATTCCCCGCGTGGTGCGTCCTCCTCCGGACGCCGCCCGGCCCTCGCGCGCCCGTCCCGGCACGCGGCCCGAACCCGCCGAAGCCCGGGGCGCGTCCCAGCCCGAGGGGCTGATGGATCCGCCCAGCGAGCTCCAGACCCGGCGCTTTCCTGCCCGTCCCGCGCGCAACTCCGCCCGGGCCTCGCGTCACGCGGAAGAAGAGGGCGCCGAAGCGCCGCCCCCGGCCACCCCCGCCCGTGAAGGCTCCGGCTGGGGCATGCGCCTGTTCCTGCTCGTCCTCCTCGGCGGCGTGGCCTATCTGGCGACGCTCGAGCCCGTCCGCCGCGTGTTCATGCCGGCATACGAGTCCGCGAAGCAGTGGGTGCAGGCGGAGCTGGATCCGCCTCCGCCCGTGGACCCGGCCGCGAACGGGCAGTGGCCGCCCAAGCCCTCCGGTCCGCCTCCTGGATTCGCCCAGAAGACCGCCCCCGAGCCCGAGAAGGCGCCGGAGGTGGCGCCTTCGCCTCCATCCGAACCCGTGGTGGAGACAACGGCCGCCGACGCGAAGAAGGCGCCTGGGAGCAAGGGCAGCCACAAGGCCAGGCCGGCCGGCGCCAGCGCTGCGCCCGCCGTGGCGGAAAAGCCCGCGGTGGCGAAGGCGGAGACGCGCCCCGCGAAGCCCGAGGCCCCGGAGCCCATCACCACCGTCACGCAGGAGGCGAACCCGGAGGTGCTCGACACGTCCACCTCGAAGGGCGCCGCGAAGGCGGGCCTGGGCTGGCTCACGCTCTACACGGTGCCCAAGAACGCGGCCGTGTTCGACGGCGCCACGCAGCTGGGAACGTCTCCCTTGAGCAAGTTCCCGCTCCCCGTGGGCACCTACCGTCTGCGTGTGGTGGACCCGCAGGACCCCGGCGGAACGAGCAAGCTGTTGTCTGCTCCCATCCGTCCCGGTGAAGTGACGAAGCTGCAGATTCGACTGGCCGACCTCCCGGCCTACGCGGATTGA
- a CDS encoding DNA polymerase beta superfamily protein, with protein MKGKLTEHQERMADRVLDAESLEREHLVISLSGAHAYGFPSHDSDLDLKGIHIAPTAALLGLQPRHVPAERMEVLEGVEVDYSSNELQPVLLGILQGNGNYIERVLGAITVRALPELETLRPLVRAVLSRRIHRHYRGFAQGQLREWEKSGFRSVKKLLYVLRTTLTGAHALRTGEVETDVTVLLEPFGFGEAHALVERKQRGERIELDAALSEQWQREVSRAFAVLDAADAGSVLPLEPQPAAVAALEGWMLDVRRQRFGA; from the coding sequence ATGAAGGGCAAGCTGACGGAGCATCAGGAACGGATGGCGGACCGCGTGCTGGACGCCGAGTCCCTCGAGCGCGAGCACCTGGTCATCTCGTTGTCCGGCGCGCATGCGTACGGTTTCCCGTCACATGACAGCGACCTGGACCTCAAGGGCATCCACATCGCGCCCACCGCCGCGCTCCTGGGCCTCCAGCCACGGCACGTGCCGGCGGAGCGGATGGAGGTGCTGGAGGGGGTGGAGGTGGACTACTCGTCCAACGAATTGCAGCCCGTGCTGCTGGGCATCCTCCAGGGCAACGGCAACTACATCGAGCGGGTGCTCGGCGCCATCACCGTGCGGGCCCTGCCGGAGCTGGAGACGCTGCGGCCCCTGGTGCGGGCCGTGCTGTCGCGGCGCATCCACCGGCACTACCGGGGCTTCGCGCAGGGGCAGCTGCGTGAATGGGAGAAGAGCGGCTTCCGCTCCGTGAAGAAGCTGCTGTACGTGCTGCGCACCACGCTCACCGGAGCGCATGCGCTGCGAACGGGCGAGGTGGAGACGGACGTCACCGTCCTGCTGGAGCCGTTTGGCTTTGGCGAGGCGCACGCGCTGGTGGAGCGCAAGCAGCGCGGTGAGCGCATCGAGTTGGATGCAGCCCTCAGCGAGCAGTGGCAGCGCGAGGTGTCGCGTGCGTTCGCGGTGCTCGACGCGGCGGACGCGGGCTCCGTGTTGCCTCTGGAGCCTCAACCGGCGGCGGTGGCGGCGCTCGAGGGCTGGATGCTCGACGTGCGGCGCCAGCGCTTTGGCGCCTAA
- a CDS encoding DNA polymerase beta superfamily protein, with amino-acid sequence MSDTRESASSTPARVRGLEQVDRLSVPLPHGTEVTTRVERVLSGRRIPQGVVGRVVRAHDGGFDIQIVGVGEVWFARDELVPRRVGQVQFAQRREAAWGALRPCVVLETRVGSHAWGLADERSDVDVRGVFALPLPWTLGLGQPPQDLVSADGSTTYWEVRKTVEQALRADPNTLETLFVPGATPVDELGTWVLEAREAFVSKAIFGSFGRYAMSQLDKLTRSQRLAEHRDLLLAWLCEDPTPDLDEVARRLAAVSPRAAPTPEDAVLAAKTYVKQLYRSLWDQGLLAANDFAALTAYARGGGQRPPAARELRPKNAYNLLRLVSLATGWLRDGVPTFEATGSLKARLLDIKGGQVPLEDVLRDAESMAPALEAAHRESRLPEHPDYARADQLLRRVGAEVARRWVLKTPGPLGRDAPEAPALEGGME; translated from the coding sequence ATGAGCGACACCCGTGAGAGCGCTTCTTCCACCCCGGCGCGGGTCCGTGGGTTGGAGCAGGTCGACCGGTTGTCCGTGCCGCTGCCGCATGGCACCGAGGTCACGACCCGCGTGGAGCGCGTGTTGTCCGGACGCCGCATTCCCCAGGGCGTGGTGGGCCGCGTCGTGCGCGCGCATGACGGCGGATTCGATATCCAGATCGTGGGCGTGGGCGAGGTGTGGTTCGCGCGCGACGAGCTGGTGCCCCGGCGGGTGGGCCAGGTGCAGTTCGCCCAGCGGCGCGAGGCGGCCTGGGGCGCGCTGCGTCCGTGCGTGGTGCTGGAGACGCGCGTGGGCAGTCACGCCTGGGGGCTGGCGGATGAGCGCTCCGATGTGGACGTGCGCGGTGTGTTCGCGCTGCCGCTGCCGTGGACGCTGGGCTTGGGGCAGCCGCCGCAGGACCTGGTGAGCGCGGATGGCAGCACCACGTACTGGGAGGTCCGCAAGACGGTGGAGCAGGCGCTGCGCGCGGATCCGAACACGCTGGAGACCCTGTTCGTCCCCGGCGCGACGCCGGTGGATGAGCTGGGCACGTGGGTGCTGGAGGCCCGGGAGGCGTTCGTCTCCAAGGCCATCTTCGGGAGCTTCGGACGCTACGCCATGAGCCAGCTCGACAAGCTCACCCGCAGTCAGCGGCTGGCCGAGCACCGCGACCTGCTGCTCGCGTGGCTGTGCGAGGACCCCACGCCGGACCTGGACGAGGTGGCCAGGCGCCTGGCCGCCGTGTCGCCCCGCGCGGCGCCCACGCCCGAGGACGCGGTGCTCGCGGCGAAGACGTACGTCAAGCAGCTCTACCGCTCGCTCTGGGACCAGGGGTTGCTCGCGGCGAACGACTTCGCGGCGCTCACGGCGTACGCGCGCGGCGGCGGCCAGCGTCCTCCAGCCGCGCGGGAGCTGCGGCCGAAGAACGCCTACAACCTGCTGCGGCTGGTGTCGCTGGCGACGGGCTGGCTGCGCGACGGAGTGCCCACCTTCGAGGCGACGGGGTCGCTGAAGGCGCGGCTGCTCGACATCAAGGGCGGACAGGTGCCACTGGAGGACGTGCTGCGCGACGCGGAGTCGATGGCGCCTGCGCTGGAGGCCGCGCACCGGGAGAGCCGGCTGCCGGAACATCCGGACTACGCCCGCGCGGACCAGCTGCTGCGGCGGGTGGGGGCCGAAGTGGCGCGGCGCTGGGTCTTGAAGACGCCCGGGCCGCTGGGCCGTGACGCGCCGGAGGCTCCGGCGCTGGAAGGAGGGATGGAATGA
- a CDS encoding carbohydrate kinase, translating to MHEAGPLDVVCVGETLVDFLPVAGGAARVRDVEAWKPAPGGSPANVSVGLARLGLRSAMVGVVGSDEFGHFLRDRLAADGVDVSRLRQVDHARTGLLFVSLDAHGERTFTYFRTRSAEFLLDDSDVDGDFVRRAKALHCGSNSLLLPEAREAMVRMLTLAREAGMLVSCDPNLRLHVWTQPEELQVLLGRMLPLCTVVKLSEEEIHFATGEHSPEAALHVLAAKGVRLPVVTLGPRGAVFLWRGEVLSVPAPQVTVVDTTGAGDGFVSAMLSGLVRGYGDAASLEGATREDLVALMTFAAGVGARVVTKLGAVAALPLASEVEGLLPPVPAVRRIAPR from the coding sequence TGTCGGCGAGACGCTGGTGGACTTCCTTCCCGTGGCCGGTGGTGCCGCGCGCGTGCGGGACGTGGAGGCGTGGAAGCCGGCGCCGGGCGGTTCTCCGGCCAATGTCTCCGTGGGGCTCGCGCGGTTGGGGCTGCGCTCGGCGATGGTGGGCGTGGTGGGCTCCGACGAGTTCGGCCACTTCCTGCGGGACCGGCTGGCGGCGGATGGCGTGGACGTGAGCCGCCTGCGCCAGGTGGACCACGCTCGCACGGGCCTGCTGTTCGTCTCGCTGGATGCGCATGGCGAGCGTACCTTCACGTACTTCCGGACGCGGTCGGCGGAGTTCCTGCTGGACGACTCCGACGTGGATGGCGACTTCGTTCGGCGTGCGAAGGCGCTTCACTGCGGCTCCAACTCCCTGCTCCTGCCCGAGGCGCGTGAGGCCATGGTGCGCATGCTCACCCTGGCGCGTGAGGCCGGGATGCTGGTGAGCTGTGACCCGAACCTGCGGCTGCACGTGTGGACACAGCCCGAGGAGCTTCAAGTCCTCCTGGGCCGCATGCTCCCGCTGTGCACGGTGGTGAAGCTGTCCGAGGAGGAGATCCACTTCGCCACCGGCGAGCACTCGCCGGAGGCGGCCCTGCACGTCCTGGCCGCGAAGGGCGTGCGGCTGCCCGTGGTGACGCTGGGGCCGCGCGGGGCGGTGTTCCTCTGGCGGGGCGAGGTCCTCTCCGTTCCCGCGCCCCAGGTGACGGTGGTGGACACGACGGGCGCCGGCGACGGCTTCGTGTCCGCGATGTTGAGCGGGCTGGTGCGGGGGTATGGCGACGCGGCGTCACTGGAGGGCGCGACGCGCGAGGACCTGGTCGCGCTGATGACCTTCGCCGCGGGCGTGGGGGCCCGCGTGGTGACGAAGCTGGGGGCGGTGGCGGCGCTTCCCCTGGCATCCGAAGTCGAGGGGCTGCTTCCACCAGTTCCCGCAGTGAGACGCATCGCGCCGCGCTGA